A genomic segment from Ptychodera flava strain L36383 chromosome 19, AS_Pfla_20210202, whole genome shotgun sequence encodes:
- the LOC139119455 gene encoding uncharacterized protein — protein MWIFLASLSLFTLVAGQGYQEDPCMSYDHQVHGQRGICAHENCCPYNNYISGLCPTQPSYIRCCFSTPTCLDQSQKAVWISVYRDNTTPQETATAFAELASIGVTRVYVSVWHNGLVYFNSPTMTNLIGSAGFARDSLQWAVDEAKKNGMEIYAWYEYGLMASWGGPDANAFSRYARDNGWVRGEARGWTWLIASHTDVLYFMSDIINDAINNYPGLDGVQLDDHFAQPSEFGYLRGTMTTAAEHVLKNVPQGMVSLSPSPMDWSRDNNNVDWEQWYKDDIGFFEYVPQLYYTTYSAFSSELTKTINRLGKDWLLSGIRVNGSGAPTAWSEVVQMLDRCHAEGIAYSIWYSEGVLDTYPSQFKNYW, from the exons ATGTGGATATTTCTTGCTTCTTTATCGTTGTTTACGCTGGTTGCTGGTCAAG GGTATCAGGAAGACCCTTGCATGAGCTATGACCATCAAGTTCACGGCCAGCGAGGAATATGTGCTCACGAAAATTGCTGTCCGTACAACAACTACATCTCTGGGCTTTGTCCAACACAGCCTAGCTACATCCGTTGTTGTTTCAGCACGCCTACCTGCT TGGATCAAAGTCAGAAAGCTGTATGGATCAGTGTGTACAGAGATAACACTACTCCTCAGGAAACCGCAACAGCATTTGCTGAATTAGCTTCAATTGGCGTTACTCGTGTTTACGTCAGCGTGTGGCACAACGGGCTTGTTTACTTCAACTCACCCACCATGACGAACCTGATAGGAAGCGCCGGATTTGCCAGGGATTCACTGCAGTGGGCGGTTGACGAGGCTAAGAAGAACGGAATGGAAATTTACGCATGGTATGAATACGGTCTGATGGCCTCTTGGGGTGGGCCTGATGCCAATGCGTTTTCTCGGTACGCGCGTGATAACGGCTGGGTGCGTGGCGAAGCTCGCGGGTGGACCTGGTTGATAGCCAGCCACACAGACGTATTGTACTTCATGTCTGACATCATAAATGACGCAATCAACAACTACCCTGGACTGGACGGCGTACAGCTCGACGATCACTTCGCTCAGCCAAGCGAATTCGGTTATCTTCGGGGCACCATGACAACTGCCGCTGAGCACGTACTGAAAAACGTTCCTCAAGGAATGGTATCTCTCTCGCCAAGCCCGATGGACTGGTCTCGCGACAACAACAATGTGGACTGGGAGCAATGGTACAAGGACGACATCGGTTTTTTTGAGTACGTGCCCCAGCTTTACTACACTACTTACAGCGCTTTCAGCAGTGAATTGACTAAGACAATAAACCGTCTCGGCAAAGATTGGCTGCTCTCCGGCATCAGAGTCAACGGCAGCGGCGCACCGACCGCCTGGAGTGAAGTCGTACAGATGCTAGATCGATGTCATGCAGAAGGCATCGCTTACAGCATCTGGTACTCTGAGGGCGTCCTCGATACTTACCCAAGCCAATTTAAAAACTATTGGTGA